A window of the Halococcus salifodinae DSM 8989 genome harbors these coding sequences:
- a CDS encoding transposase, protein MGTNSASDADSPDMDARIDTQSLAEDRPNEATRTDPPILANTTNGHPEQSRVFDSESDGAGDDLGEFVADVTTIAQARCEHATDYADIETLVCDLPLDHLTFAAHDSLAPYSGPYPMAVLVRAFMIEEINGWDETALHDHLRANPALRQDLGFETLPDQSTLWRGWNERFGADLHDAVQECADAIVRAACACEVPLPDRIGSGEADEPDADEPSEHQLVAEKTDEVWQQAKPFVTDAFALDRGSNWQIHENAFWEQHAYMGMREDMYARSGPASFSLDTTRERIPTGSTHRYQIGKLSVAEIREMLRNTTRMLIARARQNGELDGSVFAAVDVTKGFPFTGDIADHEDDILGYRDGSDYYQWAVLKIVGMDVPLVLDAIPRVRGQSKDEIVEKLLSQATEMVDIDLVMMDREFDSKPVKKTCEEHDVHYLNPTRIFDRSDEAETIAWMYRNGNRFHVTEEDSDDGTPTRKQIYLPQRSNSDDDDEDDSLSEVWREMCGEWEFEDVEGEPSECMSFSRLLADIQREEDIEDRKQKAQDGDVDTSETVVFETNHPYVTARDAGDQQMDGRAFIHMIERLIRWYRRRWGIENGFKKQKHFMVRTTSTKRDYRFFNFVFACVLYNVWRLVDLLVKLAIDGENRSYAPQVDANQFLTVAKQFYGLDPPD, encoded by the coding sequence ATGGGTACGAACTCAGCGTCGGACGCGGATTCACCCGACATGGACGCACGCATCGACACGCAGTCACTGGCCGAAGACCGACCGAACGAGGCCACGAGGACGGACCCACCGATTCTCGCCAACACCACCAACGGCCACCCCGAACAGTCGCGGGTTTTCGACAGCGAATCAGACGGGGCAGGCGACGATCTCGGCGAGTTCGTCGCGGACGTCACTACCATCGCGCAGGCACGCTGCGAGCACGCCACGGACTACGCCGACATCGAGACGCTGGTCTGTGACCTGCCGCTCGACCACCTCACGTTCGCCGCGCACGATTCGTTAGCGCCGTACTCGGGACCGTACCCGATGGCGGTCCTGGTGCGGGCGTTCATGATCGAGGAGATCAACGGCTGGGACGAGACCGCTCTCCACGACCACCTGCGGGCGAATCCCGCGCTTCGCCAAGATCTGGGATTCGAGACGCTTCCGGACCAATCGACGCTCTGGCGGGGATGGAACGAACGCTTCGGCGCGGACCTGCACGATGCCGTACAGGAGTGTGCTGACGCGATTGTGAGGGCTGCCTGTGCCTGCGAAGTCCCGCTTCCGGACCGGATCGGTAGTGGCGAAGCGGATGAACCAGACGCCGACGAACCTTCCGAACACCAGCTCGTCGCCGAGAAGACCGACGAGGTGTGGCAGCAGGCCAAGCCGTTCGTGACCGACGCGTTCGCGCTCGATCGCGGGTCGAACTGGCAGATCCACGAGAACGCTTTCTGGGAGCAGCACGCCTACATGGGGATGCGCGAGGATATGTATGCCCGGAGCGGCCCGGCGTCGTTCTCGCTCGATACCACCCGCGAGCGTATCCCGACGGGTTCGACCCACCGCTACCAGATTGGCAAGCTCTCGGTCGCGGAGATTCGGGAGATGCTACGCAACACTACCCGGATGCTGATCGCCCGTGCCCGCCAGAACGGTGAGCTCGACGGATCGGTCTTCGCGGCCGTCGATGTAACCAAGGGCTTCCCGTTCACCGGCGACATAGCGGACCACGAGGACGACATCCTCGGGTACAGGGACGGTAGCGACTACTACCAGTGGGCGGTGCTGAAAATCGTCGGCATGGACGTGCCGCTCGTGCTCGACGCCATTCCGCGCGTGCGCGGTCAGTCGAAAGACGAGATCGTTGAGAAACTCCTGTCACAGGCGACCGAGATGGTTGACATCGACCTCGTGATGATGGACCGCGAGTTCGACAGCAAGCCCGTCAAGAAGACCTGTGAGGAGCACGACGTTCACTACCTGAACCCGACGCGCATCTTCGACCGCAGCGACGAGGCCGAGACCATCGCGTGGATGTACCGCAACGGCAACCGTTTCCACGTTACCGAGGAAGATTCCGACGACGGGACGCCCACACGCAAGCAGATTTACCTTCCGCAGCGGTCGAATTCGGACGACGATGATGAGGATGACAGCCTCTCAGAGGTGTGGAGGGAGATGTGCGGTGAGTGGGAGTTCGAGGACGTGGAGGGTGAACCGAGCGAGTGTATGTCGTTCTCACGGTTGCTCGCGGACATTCAGCGTGAGGAAGATATCGAAGACCGCAAGCAGAAAGCGCAGGATGGAGACGTGGATACATCCGAGACAGTGGTGTTCGAGACGAACCATCCCTACGTGACAGCGCGTGACGCCGGTGATCAGCAGATGGACGGAAGAGCGTTCATCCACATGATCGAGCGGCTGATTCGGTGGTATCGCCGTCGTTGGGGTATCGAGAATGGCTTCAAGAAGCAGAAGCATTTCATGGTGCGGACCACCTCGACCAAGCGCGACTATCGGTTCTTCAACTTCGTGTTCGCGTGCGTCCTCTACAACGTCTGGCGGCTCGTCGATCTGTTGGTAAAACTCGCCATCGACGGCGAAAACCGGTCGTATGCACCGCAGGTTGATGCGAACCAGTTCCTGACCGTCGCCAAGCAGTTCTACGGTCTCGATCCGCCTGACTGA